The DNA sequence TTTATTCTGGTCTTTACAAAAATCTTGAAAAGCTTGTGCAAGTGCCATTCTATCTGACAAGGAGCAAACCGGATCTCCAATAGCAACGAGGCAACCCCTTTCGATGCGATAACCGATGATGCCGTCTATCGAAGGCTCTTTAAAAAAGAGGCATTTCGGGTGTAATAAACCTAGCGAGGTTGCATTGCCGAGCCGCCGTATATAATCGATAACCATAGTATCAATGTAATAAGCGATGCCCGTTTTTACGTGACTCAAATGATTCAAAGATCGCCCCCCTTTTTTGCTAACTACGATTTTTTTAAAATAGCAATGAAGAATGGTTAAAATCAATTAATTCAGTTTGTAGTTAGAACCCAGATGGTCTTTATCGATTTATGCATAATTTGAGGGAACGATTCATCAATGTTTATGTGTGCTTGCACTAATTTATCAAAAAAGCATAAGAGTAATTTTAGTCTATTTAATGTGCGTTGCAAATGAAGTAGTTATTTATTCTGGTAAAGAAGCCCTTTGTATAAGCAATAAAGAGCGCTATACTAATTCTTTATGGTTGCAATAGATAAAGTTGAGCGAAAAAAACAGTCACTCCTGGGATTTTCGAACCATTTAGGCATTCCTTATAGTTGAAAGTGCTCTTTAACGGCAATTTCTTTCTGCGATGTATGCATTTCTGATCAGAAAAATTAGAATTAAAATAGTCTCAACGGTACAATTTAATGATTTTGTGAGAATTTATGTCAGAATACGGAAATTTCAGAAAAAGTTGGCAAAAGGGCGGCGCATCAAAAGATAAAGGATCTCGTGGCCATTCGCGCGGTGGTGGCAGGCCTCAGAGAGCAATAAAAAAATTTGATCCCTCAGCTTTCATAAAAAAAGTTGAAGAGCAAACTTCAGCTCCTGCCTATGTTCCTAAAAATACCTTCAACGATTTTTTAATCGACGAGCAAATTAAAAAAAATGTTGCTGCAAAAGGGTATGTAAATCCGACGCCAATTCAAGATGAAGCGATCCCGGTTATCTTGGAAGGCAAGGATGTTATTGGAACTGCAAATACTGGAACAGGAAAAACTGCTTCGTTTTTAATACCATTGGTTCATAATGTTTTAACAAAAAAAACTAATCGCGTATTAATTATTGCCCCAACGCGTGAATTAGCAGATCAGATTTTAGAAGAACTGAGATTGTTTGCAAGCAAAACCGGCATTCATGCTGCGCTGTGCATTGGCGGTGCAAATATGATGGCTCAAATTGATAAGCTGAAAAAAAATCCACAGTTTGTGATTGGAACGCCAGGCAGATTATTGGATCTTGAACAAAATCGCATCATCAATTTTAATAATTATACTTCGATCGTACTTGATGAAGTTGATAGAATGCTTGATATGGGATTCATTAACGATATCAAATATATTATTTCGAAATTACCAGCTAAGCGACATTCATTATTTTTCTCGGCAACTATTTCGAATGATCTAAAGAAAATAATGGATTCATTCTTACGCGATCCTATTTCCATTCGTATTCAGGCGCGTCAATCTGCAGAAAATGTAAACCAAAATATACTTCATATTGGCAACAATAACAAAATTGAACTTCTTCACGATCTTCTGATTAAGCCGGAGTTCAAGAAGGTTATTATTTTTTCACGCACAAAACGAGCAACCGATAAATTAGCAAAAATGCTGCGTGAGCGTGGATTTGACGTTGTCGCAATTCATGGCGATAAAACACAATCGCAAAGAAAAAAATCACTGGATCTTTTCAAGCAAGACAAAGTACGTATTCTTTTGGCAACGGACGTGGTTGCGCGCGGTATTGATATTGACGATGTATCGCACGTTATTAACTATGATCTGCCGGAAACGTATGAGGATTACATCCATAGAATTGGTAGAACAGGGCGTGCTGCTAAAATTGGCCAAGCAATAACGTTTGTTGAATAGTAAGCGTTTCACTCTTTGTTAATTCTAATCGTTTTCTTCGCAAGAAATTTTTTGTTAGCATCAAGGTAATTTGTGATAACAATATTTTAATGTGAGGAATTCGTATGAACACATTGCATATTGGTGCTGCCGTTTTTATCGTGCTTTCAATGTTCAATACGGCGAGTGGGGTTGAAAAAAACAGTAATTATAAAAACCTCGATCCTCAAGTTGCTCAATTTTTAAGCAATTTAGCAAAGAATGATGGACCGCCAATTTATACGTTGCCGGTTGAGCAAGCACGAAAAGTGCTTGATGATCTTCAGGCGGGTTCTGTTGGCACTATTCCCGCTGACATAAAAGATATCACTATTAAAGGTGGCCCGACCAAAGAGGTTTCGGTTAGATTAATACGCCCACAGGGCAGCAAAGGTATTTTGCCTGCGGTCGTTTATGTTCATGGAGGGGGCTGGATTCTGGGAAATAAAAATACGCACGATAGATTGGTGCGACAGATAGCAAATCACGCAAATGTTGTTGTCGCGTTCATTAATTATACTCCGTCCCCTGAAGCCCAGTACCCTGTTCCTACAGAACAGATTTACTCAGCAGCTTCTTACCTTGCAAAGAATGCTGCCAAGTATCAAATCGATCCCAAACGAATGGCAATCGCGGGCGATAGCGTTGGTGGTCTGATGGCGACCGTTGTAGCTCAATTGGCAAAGCAAAGGGGTGGGCCAGCATTTGTGTATCAACTTCTTTTCTATCCGGTGACCGATGCAGATTTTAATACTCAATCTTATAATAAATTTGCTGATGGCTACTGGTTATCCAAAAAAGCTATGAAATGGTTTTGGGATGCTTATGCGCCGCATATTACTGAACGAAGCATGCCGACAGTTTCTCCCTTGAGGGCTTCTATTAAACAACTACATGGCTTGCCGCCTGCATTGATTATCACCGATGAAAATGATGTTCTTCTTGATGAGGGAAAGGCATATGCCGAAAAATTGCAAAAAGCGGGCGTGAATACCGAGTTCAAATTGATAAAAGGCACGGTTCATGATTTTGCAATGTTAGATCCATTAAAAGATACTGCGCCAACCAAGGATGCGATTGCATATGCGGTCCGCAAATTAAAAAAGGCTTTGTATTCTAATTGATCGTTTTTTCTTTAGAGATGAAAAAAGCCCTTTATTTAAAGAAAAAAACAAGATAATCTGAAAAATATATGTACGTTTGCCCACCCTAATAAGTCCAGTAAGGGCACGCGTTTTATATGTCTGAGCAGTCATCTCAAAATTGTTAGTTCTGGGTTTGACGTAAGTTTTACAGGAATTCTCTATATTTGTTGTTATCAATTATCTAAATTACACATTTTTTAAGGCGCCGTATGCAAAATATATTATTGAGGTTGTTTCCTCTTTTCCTAGCTATAAATATTATCTGTATGGACAACCCGAATGACTTTTCACACTCAAAATTTCATCAATTATTTAACCCAGAACAATTAGAAATTGTAAAACAAGAATTCGAACGCAAATGCTTCGAGTCAAATATCTGGCCTGAAAGCGACCTTGGTCATTGGGAGGATATGTTCTCGCCTGTTGGTTTGTCTTCGCGAGAAATATCGAGTATAGAACCATCAACGGGTACAACACCAAAGCAACCAAAACGAAAAGTTACGAAGCGGAGAGGTACATACCTTAAGTCTAGCCTTAGGAAATATAATCAGGAGCACCTTTTACCATTACTACAAAATGAATTTAACAATCCCAAAAAAAAATATGACGCTAAAAGGGAAATATGGGAAAAAATCGAAAAAAAATTTAAGGTTTAATTCTAAGCGGGTTACTATGAAAAATAGAATTATCGTATTCGCTGCATCTCTTTTGGTCAACGCTGCATATTTGTTAGGTATGGAGGCTACTCCCATTATGAGAATCAATCCACAAACGGGAGTGACTGAGCTAGCGCAAATCACCCAAACGGCTACTGGTCAAGTAAGCATCAACTGGGTGCCACTTCCTCCATCTGCAAATCATTCGCAGCCGTGGACTCCTTCCCTGGCCGCTATTCCTGAGGTAGATGAGGAGGAAGGACCCCAGCGTTGATGGTTGCGGGAAGGTGATCTAAGTTTCGTAGAATTCTGGGTCGTTAGAATATCCCCGGAAAAAACTTGGCCCCCGCGAGTCGGGGGTTTTCTATTTTGTATAAATTTCCTAGTAAGCTATTTTATAAATGCACGATTATGAGGCATCATAATTCAATCTGTATCTATTTTTTTGACCAATTTCTTTAAGCGTGATATTCTTTAGTAATCAGAAGGAAAGTACGATTCGGCTTTTGAAGCCATTGGATATTCATAAATGCAAGATTAAATGACACAAGGGTTGGTTAATGAAAAAAATATTCATAGGGATGCTTTTTTTTGCGATAGTTTTTCAGATAAATGCAATGGATAAGTCCAACGCTGAAGTAGATGAATGGATTAACCGAGTTACTGAAACTGCTCAGGGTTTGCTCCCGGGCGATAAGCATGTGATTAATAACGGGCAGGCGGGCGACCTTAACAAACCCCTGGTAGCCCTGGATAGAGCGACAGAAAATAGCGATGCTTCAATAAAACCTAAGGCAAAAAAGAAACGAAACAAACATACCAAGAAGTCCGATTATCTTATTTTGAAGGGCTTGCAAGGTAAAATATCACCAGAGAAACAAAACTGGACGCAAATAATAAATGAATCACAAAAAGATAAGCTTCAATTAGATGATTATCAACAAATTGATTCTGTTGTTTTCAATGAAAAAAAAATCAGATTGAGATTGAAGCAATGCCCATACTGCTCCGATCGCTGTTTAGGCATAATGAAGTTATCCGAGCATATTAAAAAGCATCATGGTGGGTAGTTGATTACTCTATTTAGTCACGAATTTAGATTTTTATTGCATCAAGGCAGTTTGAATGGAAATTTCTTTACCCTTAATTATGTTACTTATAGCAGCACCTTCATTAGCTATGGAAAATTCTTGGTTTGAGGATTCTTTGGAAAGCTCTACAGAATCGATAGAGCTGGGGGATAGTATCTTTCAAAAAAAAGCAAAGCGCTTACCTGCTCCTAATGGGCTTGCGGATTATCAACATTTTTATCCCTATATTCCGGTTACAACGGTATTGACCAAAGCCGAGCCATGCAAGCATTGTGGGGTACGATTAAAAACAATGGATGCTCATCTGAGAAAATGCGGCTTTATTTATGTTACCACTGTAAAAAATAGAAACTTATTAGGCGCTCATTAGGGCGGAGATTATCGATGAATATCGTAAAATATTTCTTTTCATGGCTAATAATCTTTTCTGCGCCTTTGTGTTGCATGGATGGCCAGAATAGAACAAATAATGTTGATACAAAGTTGTACGAAAATCTTTTATTGCATATTCAGCAGGACCCGGAGCAGTTTCATGATTTCCTAGCAGCACACCCATATGCATTTGAAACTGTTGAGCAAAAAGAAACCAAAATTTTATTTGAAAAACAAAACAATGAAAAGAGTGAAAAAGTAGCGCAGATAACAAAAAAGTTTAGGTCTCAAATAGTCGCAAGCAGGCCCAAGCAAATGACTTGTGGTATCTGCCCAATCGCTGTAGAGATAGCGTCCGTGGCTGCCTATGGCTGGCACGTAAAACGCTTTCATGAAGGTATCGAACACAAAAAAGCAATCTCTTGTAAAAAGTGCTTATATTTCTTTCCCGAATTTACTTGCTTTAAAGACCATTGCGTTAAATATCATAGCCCAAATTTTTTGCCTGGTCCTGAAAAATTGGAGAAATAAAAAGAATTTTTTGGGCAAATTTTACACAAAGCATTATTAAAAATTTGACAAATAGAAAATCCAATGTATGCTTAAGGTTAGTTAAGAGATCCTAAAAGGCAGTTCGAAGTAAATGCCTTTACAAAAAAAGAGACTTGATCAATACTAAGACAGTGAATAAAAAACCTCAGATTTCCAGGTAGAAATTATGAAAAAAGAACTACATCCAGAACTTCATGACGTAACAGCTCACTGCGCTTGCGGATACTCGTTCAAAACGATGTCCACTGCGTCTGATATCAGCGTTTCAATCTGCTCTCATTGCCATCCGTTTTATACCGGTTCGCAAAAGTTGGTTGATACAGCTGGCCGTATTGAGAAATTCGAAAAGCGTTTCAAAAAAGGTAAATAAGCGGCTATGGAGTTATCCTGGCAAGACTTAAAAAAAAGACACGAGGAGCTGAGCAATCAGCTCCTTTCTCCTTCTCTTGATTATGCGCAGCGCCAAGAAATGCAGAAAGAGCATTCCCGGCTCTCGAATCTCCTTGAGAAAAAAAAAGCTATTGAAGCAATAGAAGCGGATAAAACTTCTGCTCAAAAAGAAATGGCATCCACC is a window from the Candidatus Babeliales bacterium genome containing:
- the rpmE gene encoding 50S ribosomal protein L31 — protein: MKKELHPELHDVTAHCACGYSFKTMSTASDISVSICSHCHPFYTGSQKLVDTAGRIEKFEKRFKKGK
- a CDS encoding DEAD/DEAH box helicase; translation: MSEYGNFRKSWQKGGASKDKGSRGHSRGGGRPQRAIKKFDPSAFIKKVEEQTSAPAYVPKNTFNDFLIDEQIKKNVAAKGYVNPTPIQDEAIPVILEGKDVIGTANTGTGKTASFLIPLVHNVLTKKTNRVLIIAPTRELADQILEELRLFASKTGIHAALCIGGANMMAQIDKLKKNPQFVIGTPGRLLDLEQNRIINFNNYTSIVLDEVDRMLDMGFINDIKYIISKLPAKRHSLFFSATISNDLKKIMDSFLRDPISIRIQARQSAENVNQNILHIGNNNKIELLHDLLIKPEFKKVIIFSRTKRATDKLAKMLRERGFDVVAIHGDKTQSQRKKSLDLFKQDKVRILLATDVVARGIDIDDVSHVINYDLPETYEDYIHRIGRTGRAAKIGQAITFVE
- a CDS encoding alpha/beta hydrolase; this translates as MNTLHIGAAVFIVLSMFNTASGVEKNSNYKNLDPQVAQFLSNLAKNDGPPIYTLPVEQARKVLDDLQAGSVGTIPADIKDITIKGGPTKEVSVRLIRPQGSKGILPAVVYVHGGGWILGNKNTHDRLVRQIANHANVVVAFINYTPSPEAQYPVPTEQIYSAASYLAKNAAKYQIDPKRMAIAGDSVGGLMATVVAQLAKQRGGPAFVYQLLFYPVTDADFNTQSYNKFADGYWLSKKAMKWFWDAYAPHITERSMPTVSPLRASIKQLHGLPPALIITDENDVLLDEGKAYAEKLQKAGVNTEFKLIKGTVHDFAMLDPLKDTAPTKDAIAYAVRKLKKALYSN